The following coding sequences lie in one Hippoglossus hippoglossus isolate fHipHip1 chromosome 14, fHipHip1.pri, whole genome shotgun sequence genomic window:
- the LOC117773859 gene encoding olfactory receptor 2AT4-like — protein sequence MLMSLFFRLKSLHTEADLQHSASGAQIMSFPRTVLNDSVIVHPPGFYIIGFLKIPSVSVYFIFLAFVYVVTVLFNSLVIYVIVSNRCLHTPKFLAVVNLAVIDLVLNTCTIPSMIKIFLMKDNFIPFNLCFVQMYVYYTCVSLESYALAILAYDRLIAICFPLRQNSFNTLRSMSCIVGLTWCVALGVTAFTTIIMTRLSFCRSVSVFSYFCDYAPVFRLACNDYTMHWSAASAMTFVSLGLPLIFIFLSYISILVTVFRMKSLGSRFKALATCVEHLILVTIFYIPLLVIFMIGFFLRVIEPDQRVLSLSLASCIPPCVNPIVYSLKTKEIKVRALALIRKHKISTLQKN from the coding sequence ATGTTAATGTCCTTGTTCTTTAGACTGAAGAGCCTTCACACAGAGGCCGACCTCCAGCACTCAGCCTCTGGAGCTCAAATTATGTCTTTTCCCAGGACTGTTTTAAACGACTCTGTCATCGTTCATCCTCCAGGCTTCTACATCATTGGATTTCTGAAGATTCCCTCCGTCAGCGTCTACTTCATCTTTCTGGCTTTTGTCTACGTGGTCACGGTTCTCTTCAACAGTTTGGTGATCTATGTAATTGTCTCTAATCGTTGCTTACACACTCCAAAGTTTCTGGCTGTGGTCAACCTGGCAGTGATCGATTTGGTCCTGAACACGTGCACGATTCCCAGCATGATAAAGATATTTCTCATGAAGGATAACTTCATTCCATTCAACCTATGTTTTGTACAAATGTACGTGTATTACACGTGTGTCTCATTGGAGTCGTACGCTCTTGCTATACTTGCTTATGACCGGTTGATTGCAATATGTTTCCCTCTGCGTCAGAACTCGTTCAACACACTACGAAGCATGTCTTGTATTGTCGGCCTGACGTGGTGTGTTGCTCTGGGAGTGACGGCATTTACAACCATTATAATGACCCGACTGTCTTTCTGCAGATCTGTCAGTGTGTTCAGCTACTTCTGTGACTATGCACCTGTGTTCAGACTCGCCTGTAATGACTATACCATGCACTGGTCTGCAGCTTCTGCTATGACTTTTGTGAGCCTCGGACTTCCCTtgatctttatttttctgtcttacATCAGCATCCTGGTGACGGTGTTCAGGATGAAATCTTTAGGAAGTCGATTCAAAGCTTTGGCCACGTGTGTTGAACATTTAATCCTTGTTACTATATTTTACATTCCTCTACTGGTCATTTTCATGATTGGGTTTTTTCTGAGAGTCATTGAGCCGGACCAGCGTGTGCTCAGCCTGTCACTGGCCTCCTGCATCCCCCCCTGCGTGAATCCTATTGTATATTCATTGAAAACTAAAGAGATAAAAGTCAGAGCCCTGGCACTGatcagaaaacataaaatcagcacactacaaaaaaactaa
- the waif2 gene encoding wnt-activated inhibitory factor 2: MWIFHGANSSVRLSSTWTQWCLRYAAVLCLLCSPVRTDDACPSSCVCARDSGTVTCRDGEDTEVPWDIPEWTSTLILRGRNISTLQRGAFMSNGSELDMTTLSLSYNGIQAIEPYAFLGLPRLHLLDLSHNQLELISSRAFHGLPDLRSLYLNNSVLPSAAAQLSDALDTQTLQNLHRLELAGNRLRSIPMLRLDIYNMHALVLVNNSIESIGWENVTNMYQQTRLRVYLALNPFRCNCGLEAFYYWLKNSSQCADSGHLLCSEPEAKRGVPVEMLREDDMDCMNENLEAVSYVFLGLVLALIGVVFLMVLYLNRGGIKRWLNNIRDACRDQMEVYHYRYEQDSDPRLANVAV, translated from the coding sequence ATGTGGATATTTCACGGTGCCAACAGTTCAGTGCGTCTTTCCTCCACTTGGACCCAGTGGTGCTTGCGTTACGCTGcggtgttgtgtttgttgtgttcgcCCGTCAGGACGGATGACGCGTGTCCTTCCTCCTGCGTCTGTGCCAGAGACTCGGGGACGGTGACCTGCCGTGACGGGGAGGACACGGAGGTACCGTGGGACATACCGGAGTGGACGTCCACCCTGATCCTCCGGGGGAGGAACATCTCAACTTTACAGCGCGGTGCGTTCATGAGCAACGGCTCGGAGTTGGACATGACGACTCTCTCCCTGTCCTATAACGGGATACAGGCTATTGAGCCTTACGCCTTCCTGGGGCTCCCCCGGTTGCATTTGCTGGACCTGAGCCACAACCAGCTGGAGCTGATCTCATCCAGAGCTTTCCATGGATTACCTGATCTGCGCTCTCTTTACCTGAATAACTCTGTTTTACCTTCAGCCGCAGCGCAGCTCTCTGACGCGCTCGACACACAAACTTTGCAAAACCTGCACAGACTGGAGCTGGCGGGGAACAGACTGAGGTCTATACCAATGCTGAGGTTGGACATCTACAACATGCATGCCTTGGTGCTGGTGAATAACTCCATAGAGAGCATCGGCTGGGAAAACGTGACCAACATGTACCAGCAAACGCGCCTACGTGTCTACTTGGCATTGAACCCGTTCCGGTGCAACTGTGGACTGGAGGCGTTTTACTACTGGCTAAAGAACTCGTCCCAGTGTGCGGATTCAGGGCATCTCCTGTGCAGCGAGCCGGAGGCCAAGAGGGGGGTCCCCGTGGAGATGCTCCGGGAAGACGACATGGATTGTATGAACGAGAACCTCGAGGCGGTCTCCTACGTGTTCCTCGGGTTAGTGCTGGCTCTGATTGGGGTGGTGTTTCTCATGGTGCTCTATCTCAACCGTGGGGGCATCAAACGGTGGCTCAACAACATCAGAGACGCGTGCAGGGACCAGATGGAGGTCTACCATTACCGCTATGAGCAGGACTCAGACCCCAGACTGGCCAACGTAGCTGTTTAA
- the LOC117773861 gene encoding olfactory receptor 2A12-like, giving the protein MSLLNDSAIIHPPGFYVIGFQTFPNISVYIIFLAFVYLVTVVFNVLLMCIVALDENLHTPKFLAVVNLAVIDVILNTSMIPSMIKTFLFKDNFVPFNLCLVQMFVHYTSVSLESYALAILAYDRLIAICFPLKQNILNTRPIMFCIVSLTWVYSAGLLSYSTSIMTRLSFCGSVRVFSYFCDYAPVFRLACNDYSLQWAAASASMMNLFGPLTFIFLSYISILVTVFKMKSVSSRMKALTTCIEHLILVGIYYVPIFSIYIVGLFIRSVDPDQRVLSLSLASCLPPCINPIVYSLKTKEIKTRIVALVWRVKINP; this is encoded by the coding sequence ATGTCTCTTTTAAATGACTCTGCCATCATTCATCCTCCAGGCTTCTATGTCATCGGATTCCAGACGTTTCCCAACATCAGTGTCTACATCATCTTTCTAGCATTTGTCTATTTGGTCACAGTCGTGTTCAATGTGTTATTGATGTGCATAGTCGCTCTTGATGAGAACTTACACACCCCTAAGTTTTTAGCAGTCGTCAACCTCGCAGTAATTGATGTGATATTGAACACGAGCATGATTCCCAGTATGATTAAGACGTTTCTGTTTAAGGACAATTTTGTTCCCTTCAACCTCTGTCTGGTGCAAATGTTTGTTCACTATACCAGTGTGTCTCTGGAGTCTTACGCGCTCGCTATACTCGCCTACGACAGGTTGATTGCAATTTGCTTCCCTCTgaagcagaacattttaaacacacggCCAATCATGTTTTGCATTGTCAGTCTGACTTGGGTTTACAGCGCAGGATTGCTTTCGTACAGCACGTCTATCATGACTCGACTGTCTTTCTGCGGATCTGTCAGAGTGTTCAGCTACTTCTGTGACTATGCGCCGGTGTTTAGACTCGCCTGCAATGATTACTCACTGCAGTGGGCCGCAGCTTCAGCTTCTATGATGAATCTGTTTGGCCCCTtaacttttatatttctgtccTACATCAGCATCCTTGTGACCGTGTTCAAGATGAAGTCAGTGAGCAGCAGGATGAAAGCTCTCACCACTTGCATTGAGCACCTCATTCTTGTGGGTATTTATTATGTTCCTATATTCAGCATTTACATAGTTGGGCTCTTTATACGATCTGTTGATCCAGACCAGCGAGTGCTCAGCCTGTCGCTCGCCTCTTGTCTCCCCCCCTGCATTAATCCCATTGTCTACTCATTGAAAACAAAGGAGATCAAAACCAGAATTGTGGCTCTGGTGTGGAGAGTGAAAATAAACCCTTGA
- the LOC117773862 gene encoding cytochrome c oxidase assembly factor 4 homolog, mitochondrial: protein MTSPSPHDRSRNDDEDDPVDRMISQTGCAELHYAVQECMAEHQDWRVCQSQVQTFKDCMMDFQKARKEQLMKQRPMSTESASN from the coding sequence ATGACGTCCCCTTCACCCCATGACCGCAGCCGGAATGATGACGAGGACGACCCGGTGGATCGGATGATATCCCAGACTGGATGTGCCGAGCTGCACTACGCTGTGCAGGAGTGCATGGCTGAGCACCAGGACTGGCGAGTGTGCCAGAGCCAGGTCCAGACTTTCAAGGACTGCATGATGGATTTCCAAAAAGCCCGGAAAGAACAGCTGATGAAGCAGCGGCCAATGTCCACTGAGTCTGCTTCCAACTGA
- the LOC117774806 gene encoding olfactory receptor 502-like, with the protein MSLLNDSAIIHPPGFYVIGFLTFPYISVYIIFLAFVYLVTVVFNVLLMCIVALDENLHTPKFLAVVNLAVIDVILNTSTIPSMIKTFLFKDNFVPFNLCLVQMFVHYFSASLESFALAILAYDRLIAICFPLKQNILNTRPIMFCIVSLTWVYCAGLLSYSTSIMTRLSFCGSVRVFSYFCDYAPVFRLACNDYSLQWAAASASMMNLLGPLTFIFLSYVSILVTVFKMKSVSSRMKALTTCIEHLILVLIFYAPIFSIYLIGLFIGSIDPDQRVLSLSLAACIPPCINPIVYSLKTKEIKTRIVALVWRVKINPF; encoded by the coding sequence ATGTCTCTTTTAAATGACTCTGCCATCATTCATCCTCCAGGCTTCTATGTCATCGGATTCCTGACGTTTCCCTACATCAGTGTCTACATCATCTTTCTAGCATTTGTCTATTTGGTCACAGTCGTGTTCAATGTGTTATTGATGTGCATAGTCGCTCTTGACGAGAACTTACACACCCCTAAGTTTCTAGCAGTCGTCAACCTCGCAGTAATTGATGTGATATTGAACACGAGCACGATTCCCAGTATGATTAAGACGTTTCTGTTTAAGGACAATTTTGTTCCCTTCAACCTCTGTCTAGTGCAAATGTTTGTTCACTATTTCAGTGCGTCTCTGGAGTCTTTTGCGCTCGCTATACTAGCCTACGACAGGTTGATTGCAATTTGCTTCCCTCTgaagcagaacattttaaacacacggCCAATCATGTTTTGCATTGTCAGTCTGACTTGGGTTTACTGCGCAGGATTGCTTTCGTACAGCACATCTATCATGACTCGACTGTCTTTCTGCGGATCTGTCAGAGTGTTCAGCTACTTCTGTGACTATGCGCCGGTGTTTAGACTCGCCTGCAATGATTACTCACTGCAGTGGGCCGCAGCTTCAGCTTCTATGATGAATCTGTTAGGCCCCTtaacttttatatttctgtccTACGTCAGCATCCTTGTGACCGTGTTCAAGATGAAGTCAGTGAGCAGCAGGATGAAAGCTCTCACCACTTGCATTGAGCACCTCATTCTTGTGCTTATTTTTTATGCTCCTATATTCAGCATTTACTTAATTGGGCTCTTTATAGGATCTATTGATCCAGACCAGCGAGTGCTCAGCCTGTCGCTCGCAGCTTGTATCCCCCCCTGCATTAATCCCATTGTCTACTCATTGAAAACAAAGGAGATCAAAACTAGAATTGTGGCTCTGGTGTGGAGAGTGAAAATAAACCCTTTTTAA
- the LOC117774807 gene encoding olfactory receptor 1M1-like, with product MSFPRTVLNDSVIVHPPGFYIIGFQMYPSISVYFIFLAFVYVVTVLFNSLVIYVIAFNHCLHTPKFLAVVNLAVIDVILSTCTIPSMIKIFLVKDNFIPFNLCLVQMFFYYAFGTLESCALAILAYDRLIAICFPLRHNSINTLQNMSSIVGLTWCFALGIIAFSVAIMNRLSFCNSVRVLSYFCDYAPVFRLACNDYTMHWSVASLLTSLLLVGPFTFILLSYLSILVTVLRMKSLDSRVKALATCVEHLILVAVFYIPLITIFTIGFYLRIIDTDQRVLSLSLASCLPPCVNPIVYSLKTKEIKTRALALVRIEFGADRFKSKSRRVLPVKKK from the coding sequence ATGTCTTTTCCCAGGACTGTTTTAAACGACTCTGTCATCGTTCATCCTCCGGGCTTCTACATCATTGGATTTCAGATGTATCCCTCCATCAGCGTCTACTTCATCTTCCTGGCGTTTGTCTACGTGGTCACGGTTCTCTTCAACAGTTTGGTGATCTACGTCATTGCCTTTAACCACTGTTTGCACACGCCAAAGTTTCTGGCCGTGGTCAACCTGGCAGTGATCGACGTGATCCTGAGCACGTGCACGATTCCCAGCATGATAAAGATATTTCTGGTGAAGGACAATTTCATTCCCTTCAACTTGTGCTTGgttcaaatgtttttctacTATGCTTTTGGGACTCTGGAGTCGTGCGCTCTTGCTATACTTGCCTACGACCGGTTGATCGCGATATGTTTCCCCCTGCGTCACAATTCCATCAACACCCTGCAGAACATGTCTTCTATCGTGGGCCTGACGTGGTGCTTTGCTCTGGGAATCATTGCGTTTTCTGTGGCTATAATGAATCGACTGTCTTTCTGCAACTCTGTCAGAGTCCTCAGCTACTTCTGTGACTATGCACCTGTGTTCAGACTCGCCTGTAATGACTACACCATGCACTGGTCTGTGGCCTCTCTGCTCACTTCCCTGCTCCTCGTTGGACCCTTCACTTTTATCCTCCTGTCTTATCTCAGCATCCTGGTGACAGTGTTGAGGATGAAATCGCTGGACAGTCGGGTCAAAGCTTTGGCCACGTGTGTCGAGCACCTGATCCTCGTCGCTGTGTTTTACATTCCTCTCATCACCATTTTCACCATAGGGTTTTACCTGCGGATCATCGACACGGACCAGCGAGTGCTGAGCCTGTCACTGGCCTCTTGTCTTCCACCCTGCGTGAATCCCATTGTGTATTCTCTGAAAACCAAAGAGATCAAAACCAGAGCCCTGGCGCTGGTGAGAATAGAGTTTGGGGCAGACCGTTTTAAGAGCAAATCTCGGAGGGTTCTTCCAGTGAAAAAAAAGTGA
- the LOC117774808 gene encoding olfactory receptor 1M1-like, with amino-acid sequence MSFPRTVLNDSVIVHPPGFYIIGFQMYPSISVYFIFLAFVYVVTVLFNSLVIYVIAFNHCLHTPKFLAVVNLAVIDVILSTCTIPSMIKIFLVKDNFIPFNLCLVQMFFYYAFGTLESCALAILAYDRLIAICFPLRHNSINTLQNMSCIVGLTWCFALGIIAFSVAIMNRLSFCNSVRVLSYFCDYAPVFRLACNDYTMHWSVASLLTSLLLVGPFTFILLSYVSILVTVLRMKSLDSRVKALATCVEHLILVAVFYIPLITIFTIGFYLRIIDTDQRVLSLSLASCLPPCVNPIVYSLKTKEIKTRALALVRIEFGADRFKSKSRRVLPVKKK; translated from the coding sequence ATGTCTTTTCCCAGGACTGTTTTAAACGACTCTGTCATCGTTCATCCTCCGGGCTTCTACATCATTGGATTTCAGATGTATCCCTCCATCAGCGTCTACTTCATCTTCCTGGCGTTTGTCTACGTGGTCACGGTTCTCTTCAACAGTTTGGTGATCTACGTCATTGCCTTTAACCACTGTTTGCACACGCCAAAGTTTCTGGCCGTGGTCAACCTGGCAGTGATCGACGTGATCCTGAGCACGTGCACGATTCCCAGCATGATAAAGATATTTCTGGTGAAGGACAATTTCATTCCCTTCAACTTGTGCTTGgttcaaatgtttttctacTATGCTTTTGGGACTCTGGAGTCGTGCGCTCTTGCTATACTTGCCTACGACCGGTTGATCGCGATATGTTTCCCCCTGCGTCACAATTCCATCAACACCCTGCAGAACATGTCTTGTATCGTGGGCCTGACGTGGTGCTTTGCTCTGGGAATCATTGCGTTTTCTGTGGCTATAATGAATCGACTGTCTTTCTGCAACTCTGTCAGAGTCCTCAGCTACTTCTGTGACTATGCACCTGTGTTCAGACTCGCCTGTAATGACTACACCATGCACTGGTCTGTGGCCTCTCTGCTCACTTCCCTGCTCCTCGTTGGACCCTTCACTTTTATCCTCCTGTCTTATGTCAGCATCCTGGTGACAGTGTTGAGGATGAAATCGCTGGACAGTCGGGTCAAAGCTTTGGCCACGTGTGTCGAGCACCTGATCCTCGTCGCTGTGTTTTACATTCCTCTCATCACCATTTTCACCATAGGGTTTTACCTGCGGATCATCGACACGGACCAGCGAGTGCTGAGCCTGTCACTGGCCTCTTGTCTTCCACCCTGCGTGAATCCCATTGTGTATTCTCTGAAAACCAAAGAGATCAAAACCAGAGCCCTGGCGCTGGTGAGAATAGAGTTTGGGGCAGACCGTTTTAAGAGCAAATCTCGGAGGGTTCTTCCAGTGAAAAAAAAGTGA